The proteins below come from a single Pseudarthrobacter sp. SSS035 genomic window:
- a CDS encoding hydroxyacid dehydrogenase: MSPKILNVALAMGPGVAPRIFSTQRLESLNPDLRLLSQEPMEDFTSSRSLGLLAETDILITGWGCPTVDAAVLDAAPRLRHILHAGGTVKHHVDSECWTRGVQVSTAADANAIPVAEYALAMILLANKRVLQIARTLHTEKSPIEPDQLFPDMGNYGKRVGIIGASKIGRHVIRLLEPYDLDVVVADPYLTPQDAAALGVQVVGLAELVESSDVVSLHAPSLPSTLNLINADLIARLRTGSTFINTARGELVDQDALLARLERHELFAILDVTTPWDLPADSGFYTNPNVLLTPHLAGSLGNELERLAATAVAEAHRVSRGEPLRFPVQVEDLAYTA; the protein is encoded by the coding sequence ATGAGCCCCAAAATCCTGAACGTAGCACTTGCCATGGGCCCCGGCGTAGCCCCGAGGATCTTCTCCACCCAGCGCTTGGAATCCCTGAACCCTGACCTGCGGCTCCTGAGCCAGGAGCCCATGGAGGACTTCACGTCATCCCGTTCGTTGGGGCTGCTCGCCGAAACCGACATCCTCATCACCGGATGGGGCTGCCCCACCGTGGATGCCGCCGTTCTGGATGCCGCCCCACGGCTGCGCCACATCCTGCACGCCGGCGGGACCGTGAAGCACCATGTGGACAGTGAGTGCTGGACCCGGGGCGTCCAGGTCAGCACGGCAGCAGACGCCAACGCCATCCCGGTGGCTGAATACGCGCTGGCCATGATCCTGCTGGCCAACAAAAGGGTCCTGCAGATCGCGCGGACGCTGCACACCGAAAAGTCACCCATCGAGCCGGACCAACTGTTCCCTGACATGGGCAACTATGGCAAAAGGGTGGGCATCATCGGTGCGTCCAAAATAGGCAGGCACGTCATCCGCCTGCTCGAGCCGTACGACCTCGACGTCGTGGTGGCCGACCCCTACTTGACCCCGCAGGATGCCGCTGCCCTCGGAGTGCAGGTGGTGGGCCTGGCGGAACTGGTGGAAAGCAGCGACGTCGTGTCCCTGCACGCACCGTCGCTTCCCTCCACCCTGAACCTGATCAATGCCGACCTCATAGCGCGCCTCCGGACCGGGTCCACGTTCATCAACACCGCCCGCGGCGAGCTGGTGGACCAGGACGCACTCCTGGCGCGACTGGAACGGCACGAACTGTTTGCCATCCTGGACGTCACCACGCCCTGGGACCTGCCCGCGGACTCGGGCTTCTACACCAACCCCAACGTTCTGCTGACCCCTCACCTTGCCGGATCCCTCGGCAATGAACTGGAGCGGCTGGCCGCCACCGCCGTGGCCGAAGCCCACCGCGTTTCCCGGGGCGAGCCGCTGCGCTTCCCCGTCCAGGTCGAGGACCTGGCCTACACCGCCTGA